One Natrinema longum genomic window carries:
- a CDS encoding transposase: MPQADAELEIDPDPRLEREAEEAAQQAMADGPVTINRMGSEMHIQRSAKGETEYVTKDEVLEIVDNYYRGHVEEQAESDPTAAGPERDTARGSLEQSSSSAESSGFLGKMRDAWENTKSVGSDLSQAMTKGAIGSLAGAGGKIVGKVGGGSLGALLGGAVGSLAGPIGAGAGVATGYQIGETLGGELLGGAASDMAKQVTDYALPKEHAESVADLHQKYQKLEEEINELKKQGRRPDEGQSQNVGASRR; this comes from the coding sequence ATGCCACAAGCGGATGCCGAGTTGGAGATCGATCCCGACCCACGACTCGAGCGGGAAGCCGAAGAAGCCGCTCAGCAGGCGATGGCCGACGGCCCGGTGACCATTAACCGGATGGGATCGGAGATGCACATTCAGCGATCGGCCAAAGGCGAAACTGAGTACGTCACCAAGGACGAGGTCCTCGAGATTGTCGACAACTACTATCGCGGCCACGTCGAAGAGCAGGCCGAATCCGATCCGACTGCGGCCGGTCCCGAACGCGATACTGCGCGTGGATCGCTCGAGCAGTCTAGCAGCTCGGCTGAGAGCAGTGGATTCCTGGGCAAGATGAGGGACGCTTGGGAGAACACCAAATCGGTCGGGAGCGATCTCTCCCAGGCGATGACCAAGGGTGCGATCGGCTCGCTGGCCGGTGCAGGTGGAAAAATCGTCGGGAAGGTCGGCGGTGGAAGCCTCGGTGCTCTCCTTGGGGGAGCCGTCGGGAGTCTCGCCGGGCCAATTGGGGCGGGTGCAGGCGTTGCCACTGGCTACCAGATCGGCGAAACCCTCGGCGGCGAACTCCTTGGCGGGGCGGCCAGCGACATGGCTAAACAGGTAACCGATTATGCGCTCCCGAAAGAACACGCTGAGTCTGTTGCAGATCTTCATCAGAAATATCAGAAACTCGAAGAAGAAATAAACGAACTGAAGAAACAGGGACGCCGACCAGATGAGGGTCAATCACAAAATGTTGGTGCAAGTCGGAGGTAA
- the rio1 gene encoding serine/threonine-protein kinase Rio1: MGQGTEFGLVDLEEVDTPGDEWEEIDVSDTEADRIARKRDREFEQFEERIKDADQFKVEQSVFDDATFAALYKLVQDGYVEAFGGPLSTGKEANVYHALGDDREVAVKIYRINASNFRQMRDYLEGDPRFEGLGGQKKDVVLAWTKKELANLRRAQAAGVRVPEPLATERNVLVMEYIGNAEGRAKRLGEVHIENPQTAYEVMREYMRRLYSAGLIHGDLSEYNVVFDETEGQLVFIDLGQAVTVHHPNSREFLERDCRNVAGFFSRQGLEVTDDDLLEFVTSPEPDPSGE, from the coding sequence ATGGGACAGGGAACGGAGTTCGGATTGGTCGACCTCGAGGAAGTCGATACCCCGGGGGACGAGTGGGAGGAGATCGACGTCTCGGATACCGAAGCGGATCGGATCGCCCGCAAGCGCGACCGCGAGTTCGAACAGTTCGAGGAACGCATCAAGGACGCAGACCAGTTCAAAGTCGAGCAGTCGGTGTTCGACGACGCGACCTTCGCGGCGCTGTACAAGCTGGTCCAGGACGGCTACGTCGAGGCCTTTGGCGGGCCGCTCTCGACGGGCAAGGAGGCCAACGTCTACCACGCCTTGGGCGACGACCGCGAGGTCGCGGTCAAGATCTACCGGATCAACGCGTCGAACTTCCGGCAGATGCGGGACTACCTCGAGGGGGATCCCCGATTCGAGGGGCTCGGCGGACAGAAGAAAGACGTCGTGCTCGCGTGGACGAAAAAGGAACTGGCGAATCTTCGACGGGCACAGGCTGCCGGGGTTCGGGTTCCGGAGCCACTCGCGACCGAGCGCAACGTGTTGGTCATGGAGTACATCGGGAACGCCGAGGGTCGCGCGAAACGGCTCGGCGAGGTCCACATCGAGAACCCGCAAACCGCCTACGAGGTCATGCGCGAGTACATGCGCCGGCTCTACTCGGCGGGCCTGATCCACGGCGACCTGAGCGAGTACAACGTCGTCTTCGACGAGACCGAGGGGCAACTCGTGTTCATCGATCTCGGCCAGGCCGTCACGGTACACCACCCCAACAGCCGCGAGTTCTTAGAGCGGGACTGCCGGAACGTGGCGGGCTTTTTCTCGCGGCAGGGGCTCGAGGTGACTGACGACGATCTCCTCGAGTTCGTCACGAGTCCGGAGCCGGATCCGTCCGGGGAGTGA
- a CDS encoding tryptophan--tRNA ligase, which produces MTAPDEPTDSTDRTDSNPSADQFTVTPYAVEGEVDYEKLLEQFGADRLTDGQIARFPDHPLLRRRTFYAGRDVDRYLEAAETGAPHAIVTGRGPSGPMHLGHVLPLYLAKRFQEETGATVFVPLSDDEKFLAKEQSFAAIGEHTRENLRDVLAVGFDPEKTRIVVDTADADVIYPIAVRFAKHLTPATVEAVYGEQDTVGLQFYPAVQATHLLLPQLVDGRQPTLVPIAVDQDPHVRVCRDIAAKEALPVDKPGALLGRFLPSLEGPGKMSSSGDAPSIELTAGPDAVAETIRTHAYTGGRATLEDHRETGGDPTVDVPFQYLRYFFEPHDADLERIATEYRSGDLLSGELKEIAIDRITEFLDAHQRRRAELGSLETDLEPYRLTDRERRLALERAGVPSLET; this is translated from the coding sequence ATGACAGCGCCAGACGAACCCACAGACAGTACCGACCGTACCGACTCGAATCCGTCCGCCGACCAGTTCACCGTCACCCCCTACGCCGTCGAGGGTGAGGTCGACTACGAGAAACTCCTCGAGCAGTTCGGAGCCGATCGGCTCACCGACGGGCAGATCGCTCGCTTTCCCGACCACCCACTGCTCCGTCGCCGAACGTTCTACGCGGGCCGTGACGTCGACCGGTATCTCGAGGCCGCCGAAACCGGAGCCCCACACGCGATCGTCACCGGGCGGGGGCCGTCGGGACCGATGCACCTCGGCCACGTCTTACCGCTCTATCTCGCGAAGCGGTTTCAGGAAGAGACCGGCGCGACGGTCTTCGTTCCGCTTTCGGACGACGAGAAGTTCCTCGCGAAGGAGCAGTCGTTCGCGGCGATCGGCGAACACACCCGCGAGAACCTCCGCGACGTGCTCGCCGTGGGATTCGATCCCGAAAAGACGAGGATCGTCGTCGACACCGCCGATGCGGACGTGATCTACCCGATCGCCGTTCGGTTCGCGAAGCATCTCACCCCGGCGACGGTCGAGGCGGTCTACGGCGAGCAGGATACCGTTGGCTTGCAGTTCTATCCCGCCGTACAGGCGACTCACCTCCTGCTCCCGCAACTCGTCGACGGTCGGCAGCCGACCCTCGTTCCCATCGCCGTCGATCAGGATCCCCACGTTCGGGTCTGTCGCGATATCGCTGCCAAGGAGGCGCTCCCCGTCGACAAACCCGGTGCCCTGCTCGGACGATTCCTTCCCAGTCTCGAGGGGCCCGGGAAGATGAGTTCCTCCGGCGATGCGCCGTCGATCGAACTCACCGCCGGTCCCGACGCGGTCGCCGAGACGATCCGAACCCACGCCTACACCGGTGGCCGGGCGACCCTCGAGGACCACCGCGAGACGGGCGGTGATCCGACCGTCGACGTCCCGTTCCAGTACCTCCGATACTTCTTCGAACCCCACGACGCCGACCTCGAGCGAATCGCGACCGAGTACCGGTCCGGCGACCTCCTCAGCGGCGAACTGAAGGAAATCGCCATCGATCGGATTACCGAGTTCCTCGACGCACACCAGCGCCGGCGCGCGGAACTGGGCTCGCTCGAGACCGACCTCGAGCCCTACCGGCTGACCGACCGAGAGCGGCGACTCGCACTCGAGCGAGCCGGCGTGCCGTCGCTCGAAACGTAG
- a CDS encoding metallophosphoesterase family protein translates to MNIGIISDTHDNAEATERATEIFQEEGVEIVIHCGDFVAPLMVPYFEAFELHGVLGNNDGDVANLQAAFDSLGSESQLHGRFADLEFDGLSFAVLHGESKAEVEAVAAGETYDFVCYGHHHQREHSDSGRTTVLNPGAHFLPKSDDDRTVAIVDTRSESVRFRSVRE, encoded by the coding sequence ATGAACATCGGCATCATCTCGGATACGCACGACAACGCCGAGGCGACCGAACGGGCGACCGAGATCTTTCAGGAGGAGGGCGTCGAAATCGTTATCCACTGTGGTGACTTCGTCGCTCCGCTGATGGTCCCGTACTTCGAGGCCTTCGAACTCCACGGGGTCCTCGGGAACAACGACGGCGACGTCGCGAACCTCCAGGCCGCGTTCGACTCACTCGGTAGTGAGAGTCAGCTTCACGGGCGGTTCGCCGACCTCGAGTTCGACGGGCTCTCGTTTGCAGTGCTCCACGGCGAGAGCAAAGCCGAAGTCGAGGCGGTCGCGGCCGGCGAGACGTACGATTTCGTCTGCTATGGCCACCACCACCAGCGCGAACACTCGGACTCGGGGCGGACGACCGTGCTCAACCCGGGTGCGCACTTTCTGCCGAAGTCCGACGACGATCGAACCGTCGCAATCGTCGACACGCGCTCGGAGTCGGTGCGGTTCCGTTCGGTCCGCGAGTAG
- a CDS encoding KH domain-containing protein, translating to MQHVKIPQDRIGVLIGEGGETMREIEAEAEVRLDIDSENGSVAVETVGDPVLGLKGPEIVRAIGRGFAPEDALRLLEDDMMLFDVVDIDAASRNKTDMKRKKGRLIGEGGRTRELMEELTGADVVIYGSTLGIIGAPQEVDAVRSAAEMLLDGAPHGAVYSFLEEKHNEMKHKGMEYHRFPGGQS from the coding sequence ATGCAGCACGTGAAGATTCCGCAGGACCGCATCGGCGTTCTCATCGGTGAAGGTGGCGAGACGATGCGCGAGATCGAGGCGGAAGCCGAAGTGCGACTCGACATCGACTCGGAGAACGGCTCCGTCGCCGTCGAGACCGTCGGCGATCCCGTGCTCGGCCTCAAAGGCCCCGAGATCGTTCGCGCAATCGGCCGCGGATTCGCGCCCGAGGACGCCCTGCGGCTGCTCGAGGACGACATGATGTTGTTCGACGTCGTCGATATCGACGCCGCTTCGCGCAACAAGACCGACATGAAACGCAAGAAGGGCCGGCTCATCGGCGAGGGCGGCCGGACCCGCGAACTGATGGAGGAGCTGACCGGTGCCGACGTCGTCATCTACGGCTCGACGCTCGGTATCATCGGCGCGCCACAGGAGGTCGACGCCGTTCGCAGCGCCGCCGAGATGCTGCTGGACGGTGCGCCCCACGGCGCGGTCTACTCCTTCCTCGAGGAGAAACACAACGAGATGAAACACAAGGGGATGGAGTACCACCGGTTCCCCGGCGGCCAGTCCTGA
- the thsA gene encoding thermosome subunit alpha: protein MGNQPLIVLSEDSQRTSGEDAQSMNVQAGKAVAESVRTTLGPKGMDKMLVDSSGNVIVTNDGVTLLSEMEIDHPAADMIVEVAETQEEEVGDGTTSAVVVAGELLSQAEDLLDQDIHATTLAQGYREAAEEATAALEEIAIDVDEDDTEILEQIAATAMTGKGAENAKDLLSGLIVEAVRAVADDDGVDTDNIKVEKVVGGSIENSELVEGVIVDKERVSENMPYFAEDADVAIVNGDLEIKETEIDAEVNVTDPDQLEQFLEQEEAQLREMAEQIADVGADVVFVDGGIDDMAQHYLAQEGIIAVRRVKSSDQAQLARATGASPVSSVDDLTEDDLGAAGSVAQKEIAGDQRIFVEDVEDARAVTLILRGGTEHVIDEIDRAVEDSLGVVRTTLEDGKVLAGGGAPEIDISLSLRDYADSVGGREQLAVEAFADALEVIPRTLAENAGLDPIDSLVELRSAHDGGDTAAGLDAYTGDTIDMDAEGVYEPLRVKTQAIESATEAAVMLLRIDDVIAAGDLAVSHDDDDEDMPAGGPGGMGGGMGGMGGGMGGMM from the coding sequence ATGGGCAACCAGCCCCTTATCGTACTTTCGGAGGACAGCCAGCGAACCTCCGGAGAGGACGCGCAGTCGATGAACGTACAGGCCGGGAAGGCCGTCGCCGAATCGGTTCGGACGACGCTCGGCCCGAAGGGGATGGACAAGATGCTGGTCGACTCCTCGGGCAACGTCATCGTCACGAACGACGGCGTCACCCTGCTCTCGGAGATGGAGATCGACCATCCCGCGGCCGACATGATCGTCGAAGTCGCGGAGACCCAAGAAGAGGAAGTCGGTGACGGCACCACCAGCGCCGTCGTCGTCGCCGGGGAACTCCTCAGCCAGGCCGAGGACCTCCTGGATCAGGACATCCACGCGACCACCCTCGCTCAGGGGTACCGAGAGGCCGCCGAGGAAGCCACCGCGGCCCTCGAGGAGATCGCCATCGATGTCGACGAGGACGATACCGAGATCCTCGAGCAGATCGCCGCGACGGCGATGACCGGCAAGGGTGCGGAGAACGCCAAGGACCTGCTCTCCGGACTCATCGTCGAGGCCGTTCGCGCGGTCGCCGACGACGACGGCGTCGACACGGACAACATCAAAGTCGAGAAGGTCGTCGGCGGCTCCATCGAGAACTCCGAGCTCGTCGAAGGCGTCATCGTCGACAAGGAGCGCGTCTCCGAGAACATGCCGTACTTCGCCGAGGATGCCGACGTCGCGATCGTCAACGGCGACCTCGAGATCAAGGAGACCGAGATCGACGCCGAAGTCAACGTCACCGACCCGGACCAGCTCGAGCAGTTCCTCGAGCAGGAGGAGGCCCAGCTGCGCGAGATGGCCGAGCAGATCGCCGACGTCGGCGCTGACGTCGTCTTCGTCGACGGCGGGATCGACGACATGGCCCAGCACTACCTCGCACAGGAAGGCATCATCGCCGTCCGTCGCGTCAAATCCAGCGATCAGGCCCAGCTCGCTCGCGCGACCGGCGCGTCGCCCGTCTCGAGCGTCGACGACCTGACCGAGGACGACCTCGGTGCCGCGGGCAGCGTCGCACAGAAGGAGATCGCCGGCGACCAGCGCATCTTCGTCGAGGATGTCGAAGACGCACGGGCCGTCACGCTGATCCTCCGCGGTGGCACCGAGCACGTCATCGACGAGATCGACCGCGCCGTCGAGGACTCGCTTGGCGTCGTCCGCACGACCCTCGAGGACGGCAAGGTGCTCGCCGGCGGCGGCGCACCCGAGATCGACATTTCGCTCTCGCTTCGCGACTACGCCGACTCCGTGGGCGGCCGCGAACAGCTGGCCGTCGAGGCGTTCGCCGACGCCCTCGAGGTCATCCCGCGCACGCTGGCCGAGAACGCGGGACTCGATCCCATCGACTCGCTGGTCGAACTGCGCAGCGCTCACGACGGCGGCGACACCGCTGCCGGACTGGACGCCTACACGGGTGACACCATCGACATGGACGCCGAGGGCGTCTACGAGCCGCTCCGCGTGAAGACCCAAGCGATCGAGTCCGCCACCGAGGCGGCCGTCATGCTGCTGCGCATCGACGACGTCATCGCCGCGGGCGACCTCGCGGTCTCCCACGACGACGACGACGAAGACATGCCCGCCGGCGGCCCCGGTGGCATGGGCGGCGGCATGGGCGGTATGGGCGGCGGCATGGGCGGCATGATGTAG
- a CDS encoding ornithine cyclodeaminase family protein, which produces MNTLLLDSNDVDEFARLSEVIDAVERAFGAFERGDTQMPAKSYIDLPQYNGDFRSMPAYLETDEWDAAGLKWVNVHPDNPEDHDLPTVLGTMIYSDPETAFPLAIMDGTTLTMKRTGAAAAVATDYLAVDDASSLGIVGAGVQSYTQLEAISEVRSIEEVVVSDPDEERVQRFVDSYEDRFDVRAGSISEAGHCDILSTVTPVEEPIVGLEDVGERTHVNAIGADAEGKHELSDDLLQAARIVIDDHEQCTHSGEINVPYGEGVLTDADIHGEIGELVVGSKAGRTEETGVTVFDSTGLAIQDVAAARVVYETARENDAGYDFGMIETGQ; this is translated from the coding sequence ATGAACACGCTTCTGTTGGACAGCAACGATGTCGACGAGTTCGCGCGACTGTCCGAGGTCATCGACGCGGTCGAGCGGGCCTTCGGGGCATTCGAGCGCGGAGACACGCAAATGCCGGCGAAGTCCTACATCGACCTGCCCCAGTACAACGGCGACTTCCGGTCGATGCCCGCCTACCTCGAGACCGACGAGTGGGACGCCGCCGGGCTGAAGTGGGTCAACGTCCACCCGGACAACCCCGAGGATCACGACCTGCCGACGGTTCTGGGGACGATGATCTACTCCGACCCCGAGACCGCGTTCCCGCTGGCGATCATGGACGGGACGACGCTCACGATGAAACGCACCGGCGCGGCCGCGGCCGTCGCCACCGACTACCTCGCCGTCGACGACGCCTCGAGTCTGGGTATCGTCGGGGCCGGCGTCCAGTCGTACACGCAACTCGAGGCGATCAGCGAAGTCCGATCGATCGAGGAAGTCGTCGTCTCCGACCCCGACGAGGAACGCGTCCAGCGGTTCGTCGACAGCTACGAGGACCGGTTCGACGTTCGCGCGGGGTCGATTTCCGAGGCGGGCCACTGTGATATCCTCTCGACCGTGACCCCCGTCGAAGAGCCGATCGTGGGACTTGAGGACGTCGGCGAGCGGACCCACGTCAACGCGATCGGGGCCGACGCTGAGGGGAAACACGAGTTGAGCGACGACCTCCTGCAGGCGGCGCGGATCGTCATCGACGACCACGAGCAGTGTACCCACTCCGGGGAAATCAACGTCCCTTACGGCGAGGGTGTCCTGACCGACGCGGACATCCACGGGGAGATCGGCGAACTCGTCGTCGGTTCGAAGGCGGGACGGACCGAGGAGACCGGCGTCACCGTTTTCGATTCGACCGGGCTCGCGATTCAGGACGTTGCGGCCGCGCGAGTCGTCTACGAGACCGCCCGCGAGAACGATGCCGGCTACGACTTCGGGATGATCGAGACCGGCCAGTAG
- a CDS encoding sugar porter family MFS transporter: MENTELAGNDRNSFIYVVAALAALNGLLFGFDTGVISGAMLYIRNTFELATVFGYSMNTSLVEGVIVSGAMIGAIIGAALGGRLADRLGRRRLILVGAVVFFVGSLIMAIAPTVEILIVGRIVDGIGVGFASVVGPLYISEISPPKIRGSLVSLNQLTITSGILIAYLVNFAFAGGGEWRWMLGLGMVPAAVLFVGMLFMPESPRWLYEHGRESDAREVLARTRVETQVEGELREIKETIRTESGTLRDLFEPWVRPMLIVGVGLAAFQQVTGINTVMYYAPTILESTGFADTASILATVGIGVVNVVMTVVAVLLIDRTGRRPLLLSGLAGMTVMLAVLGVAFYLPGLSGAIGWIATGSLMLYVAFFAIGLGPVFWLLISEIYPMEVRGTAMGVVTVVNWAGNLLVSLTFLRLIDIVGQAGTFWLYGALSVLALLFCYLLVPETKGRTLEAIEADLRETAFGRDAGEQPRVTEIDD; this comes from the coding sequence ATGGAGAATACAGAATTGGCCGGCAACGACCGGAATTCGTTCATCTACGTCGTCGCGGCGTTGGCCGCGCTCAACGGGTTACTGTTCGGGTTCGACACTGGCGTCATCTCCGGCGCGATGTTGTACATTCGAAACACGTTCGAACTGGCGACCGTCTTCGGGTATTCGATGAACACCTCGCTAGTCGAGGGGGTCATCGTCAGCGGGGCGATGATCGGCGCGATCATCGGGGCGGCGCTGGGCGGCCGACTCGCGGATCGACTCGGTCGACGACGGCTCATCCTCGTGGGTGCCGTCGTCTTCTTCGTCGGGTCGCTCATCATGGCGATCGCGCCGACCGTCGAGATACTGATCGTCGGTCGAATCGTCGACGGGATCGGCGTCGGGTTCGCCTCGGTCGTCGGTCCGCTGTACATCTCCGAGATCTCACCGCCGAAGATCCGCGGGTCGTTGGTTTCGCTCAATCAACTGACGATCACGAGCGGCATCCTCATCGCCTACCTCGTGAACTTCGCGTTCGCCGGCGGCGGCGAGTGGCGCTGGATGCTCGGCCTCGGCATGGTCCCCGCCGCGGTCCTGTTCGTCGGCATGCTGTTCATGCCCGAGAGCCCCCGCTGGCTCTACGAACACGGCCGCGAGAGCGACGCTCGCGAGGTGCTCGCCAGGACCCGCGTCGAGACCCAGGTCGAGGGCGAACTGCGCGAGATCAAAGAGACCATCCGCACCGAGTCCGGGACGCTCCGCGACCTCTTCGAGCCGTGGGTGCGACCGATGCTGATCGTCGGCGTCGGCCTGGCGGCGTTCCAGCAGGTGACCGGCATCAACACGGTCATGTACTACGCGCCGACGATCCTCGAGTCGACCGGCTTCGCGGACACCGCCTCGATCCTCGCGACCGTCGGTATCGGCGTCGTCAACGTCGTCATGACCGTCGTCGCGGTGCTGTTGATCGACCGCACCGGCCGCCGGCCGCTGTTGCTCTCGGGATTGGCCGGGATGACCGTCATGCTCGCCGTCCTCGGGGTCGCGTTCTACCTGCCCGGCCTCTCGGGCGCGATCGGCTGGATCGCGACCGGGAGCCTGATGTTGTACGTCGCGTTCTTCGCGATCGGCCTCGGACCGGTCTTCTGGCTGCTGATCTCCGAGATTTACCCGATGGAGGTCCGCGGCACGGCGATGGGCGTCGTCACTGTCGTCAACTGGGCCGGCAACCTGCTCGTGTCGCTGACCTTCCTCCGATTGATCGACATCGTCGGTCAGGCGGGAACGTTCTGGCTGTACGGCGCGCTCTCGGTGCTCGCGTTGCTCTTCTGTTATCTGCTCGTGCCCGAGACGAAGGGCCGCACGCTCGAGGCGATCGAAGCCGACCTCCGCGAAACGGCGTTCGGACGCGACGCCGGCGAGCAGCCCCGAGTGACGGAGATAGACGATTAA
- a CDS encoding YqjF family protein: protein MNAQRTDPFRWPFADESFPKTPHVASMTWRDGLFAHWPIDPDALRPHVPEQVSLETRDGHAWVSVLPFVLTDVGLRGAPSITRLAFPELNVRTYVRYRGDPGLFFFSIDIGNSLVAATVRRTTRLPVCHARIRVSATEENHVAFESERRKGEPARFAATYRPNGQVFTADPGTIEYWLTARRRFYASEAAGVLTGEIAHDPWPLQPADVTIYENTMLEANGLPTPTGDPIVHYADELSMTGAIPRRIGT from the coding sequence ATGAACGCACAACGGACGGACCCCTTTCGATGGCCCTTCGCGGACGAGTCGTTCCCGAAAACACCACACGTCGCTTCGATGACCTGGCGCGACGGGCTCTTCGCCCACTGGCCGATCGACCCCGACGCCCTTCGCCCGCACGTCCCGGAGCAAGTGAGCCTCGAGACACGGGACGGCCACGCCTGGGTGAGCGTGCTCCCGTTCGTGCTCACGGACGTCGGACTCCGCGGAGCGCCGTCGATAACACGGCTGGCCTTCCCCGAACTCAACGTCCGGACGTACGTCCGGTATCGGGGCGATCCCGGCCTGTTTTTCTTCAGTATCGACATCGGGAACTCGCTGGTCGCGGCGACCGTCCGCCGGACGACTCGACTGCCCGTCTGCCACGCCCGGATACGGGTCAGCGCCACCGAGGAAAACCACGTCGCCTTCGAAAGCGAGCGGCGGAAGGGTGAACCCGCTCGATTCGCTGCGACCTATCGCCCGAACGGTCAGGTATTCACCGCCGATCCGGGGACCATCGAATACTGGCTCACGGCGCGACGCCGGTTCTACGCGTCGGAAGCCGCCGGTGTGCTGACCGGCGAGATCGCACACGATCCGTGGCCGCTCCAGCCGGCCGACGTGACGATCTACGAGAACACGATGCTCGAGGCCAACGGCCTGCCGACGCCGACCGGCGACCCGATCGTCCACTACGCCGACGAGTTGTCGATGACGGGCGCGATCCCCCGACGAATCGGCACCTGA
- a CDS encoding bacteriorhodopsin, producing the protein MISELRLYRITCYVMAAATVFFLLWVSRFPKGKRRYYLPIPVLCGILSLAYFGMSIEFYQVTTPTGQPIQTSRYVDYFITGPLMVTIAGIVAGASRRQLVALNVVMVGWTGATLAGYFLTEPTVYVANIANFVLLGAVAYMLIWPITRRSGEKSGERVLLYGKLRNLLLILFGAYLVIGLMSRQGFGLLDAFGGIFIGSYIDFLTRTGFCLLVLRATGATDQIIGEIKSGGAGEGGSDDVALEQSDDAAVEPAD; encoded by the coding sequence ATGATATCCGAACTCCGACTCTATCGGATCACGTGTTACGTGATGGCAGCGGCAACCGTGTTCTTCCTGCTCTGGGTGAGCCGGTTTCCAAAGGGGAAGCGGCGCTACTACCTCCCGATTCCGGTCCTCTGTGGGATCCTGTCGCTGGCGTACTTCGGCATGTCGATCGAGTTCTACCAGGTGACGACGCCGACGGGGCAACCGATTCAGACGAGTCGGTACGTCGACTACTTCATCACGGGCCCGCTGATGGTTACCATCGCGGGCATCGTTGCCGGTGCATCACGTCGACAGTTGGTCGCGCTCAACGTCGTCATGGTCGGCTGGACGGGTGCCACGCTCGCCGGCTACTTCCTCACGGAGCCGACGGTGTACGTGGCCAACATCGCCAATTTCGTCTTGCTCGGTGCGGTCGCCTACATGTTGATCTGGCCGATCACGCGACGCTCCGGCGAGAAAAGCGGCGAGCGCGTCCTGCTCTACGGCAAGCTCCGGAACCTGCTGTTGATACTGTTCGGAGCGTACCTCGTCATCGGCCTCATGTCGCGGCAGGGCTTTGGACTCCTCGACGCCTTCGGCGGGATCTTCATCGGGAGCTACATCGACTTCCTTACGCGGACCGGGTTCTGTCTGCTGGTACTCCGGGCGACCGGCGCTACCGACCAGATCATCGGGGAGATCAAATCGGGCGGCGCAGGTGAGGGCGGATCGGACGACGTCGCCCTCGAGCAGTCGGACGACGCCGCGGTCGAGCCGGCCGACTGA